A segment of the Monomorium pharaonis isolate MP-MQ-018 unplaced genomic scaffold, ASM1337386v2 scaffold_473, whole genome shotgun sequence genome:
agaaaggaaaaaaaacataaataaaaaatgcaagatactattttaatgtttacgtcatgataattgcaaattataaattgaatagtTTAAACAGGCAGAGAATATACCCGAGTCACAAGTCGATGATCGTCGAATAGCCTACGCCTTTGTGACGGATATTTTAGACGCAGCTGGTGACGTATATTATTTTGGCATGAAGGTTAGCCAATTGAATGATAAATCAAGTATTGGCTTCCGATAGAAACGAAATTGCGTTTCTGTGACAGCAATCTCTGCTTTTCAAGCTATAGTCTTTGAGCAGATTAAATAAACTGGTTTCGGTGAAATCGATCGCTAACGTAGCAGGACGAGAGTCAAGTATTAAAGAGCTTCAAATCTTCGTGTAAATCTtccatcaataaaaatatacgtctttgttaatattatttattttatattttattaataatcgttttttaaattccatttttGTTCAACATCGATATATATtggctaaaaattaaaaataataaaagaatatatattcggttcattaaatgtttaagaaaatttaatacgaaAGTGAATAAGAATTCCTTTGTAAAATATGGCTATTACTCTCTCTTTtccgtacttttttttatatcaagataTCATCCAGATATAATCtctctaatttctttttaaaactttgaacGTAGTCCAGAAAcgataaataagtattatatatcacCTAGAAAAAAAccaagatttctttaaaacctTTTTCGAGTTTTAAATAGTCTTTTGATCttaattgctttattttttggTTGTCTATTTTCTTGTTCCACTTTCATGAAAATGCACATTTTAACgtttctgtatattttttcgGAGTTAGGTAATAATAATCTCGTCTTTCCCACACAAATTGGGAAAGTCTACCTTGAACACGTAAAGGCTCAGATAAATGATTTATCGACAGACAGACCTGACAGACAAATGGGCTGTTGCCAATATGCCAAGTAAaccatttattttgaaaaagatataaCACGAACCGTCAAAGCCTTATTGAAACAAGCATCTACGTTGCATCAACTTTGAATGCACTTATTTATTCTCCAGAATTGAGGAATTCTTTCTATATAAACAACTCCATTTTAAAGGTTTGACATCACGATAAGAAGCACCGTCGTTTACAATTCAATCATTGTTTAACAACTTGATATTAGCACATCATTCTCAAACGTATGCCGATTGAATCATGATGGATTTGAAATTAAGAATAGAGCATACGAATTTATTCGTGATTCGGGAATGAGCGGGAAATGATTAACAGTTTTATTCATCGTCGTAAGCATGCGTGGCGGGATCGAGTTCGAGATGCTGGATGGAATTCGACCAAGGTGGAAATCGGAAGCGGGCGACGGGAATGTGCACACACGCGACGCCCGTCTCGTCTTCCTCACTCGACTCTCATCTCTTCGGCCTACTCTGCACGCGTCGTCATTCACTCGTCGACTCGTTCCCGTGTCACGCCAATGTATGTACGAGCTTCGCGAGCGCGTATGTGACACGGGTATTATTTTCCCGTACTTGACAGGTTCGCGTACGCGCAGACGCTCGAGCgacgcacgcacacatgcaGACGCACATGCGACCAACACGTTCAAAGTACCTCCGCCCACTGCCGTTCATCCAATCGCACcgcgctttctctctcacgCAGTACCCTTCTTACACCCTACTCGCAGATTCTtgcgctctctttctctctctctctcatacacacacatacacacaccactcgctcgctcgctcgctcgctctcgccCTCCCTGGGACTCTCACGTTACTCACTTGCCGATAATCTCGCAGAGCTCGTAAACATCGTCGAAGAGAACCTCGTCGTCCGCCATAGTgacgacgaggaggaggaggaggaggtggtcGAAGAAGTCGACCGAGCTAGGAACCTGCACGCGTCAGAAGACGCGTTGCGGTTATGTGAATGCGTGATAATTCGGAGCGCGTGTAAGTGCGCGCCTTTTTCTGTCGCTCCGATCGTAGCTGCCCGACCAACGTTGTCGTGTACGTCGACGTCGTTGTTGTCGTcaccgccgtcgtcgtcgccgccgtcgccgccgccgccaccgtcgttgtcgccgtcgccgtctccgtctccgtcgtcgtcgtcgtcgtcgtcgacgtctTTGTCGTCCTCGacgtcgttgtcgttgtcgttgttGTCGTTGCGCCGTGCGGAGTACACGCGGCGTGAACGTAGCCACGTATCGAGGATTCACGGCCGCATCGCTGTCGCGCCCGTCCCTCTCTCTTGCACGCTCACCACCGGCCCGCGGTCGCACTCTCCTGCCTTTACGCACACGTCACGcacatacgcacgcacgcacgcacacacagtACACGCGGATAATACCAACAcccgtgtatgtgtgtgtgtgtatatgtgtcgAGACACCACCGACCGCCGTCGCACTGACACTCTCTCGGCAGACACGAGCCTACACACTGTTACCACTACGGGGTGCGATCGTGACTCGTACGTGTGGCGCAGCTCTGGCAAGGGGAGCGATATACAATACAACGGGCGACCACCACCGTCTCGTCGTCGCCTTTCGAGGCGCGCCGAGTCCtcctcgctctcgctctcgtctTCGCCTCGCCGGCAAAGTCACAGCGCGCACGGGAAAACGGACGGCGGCGGTAGGATGTTACGCCAGGCTCGTAGGCAGGGTCCGTCGTGACCTGCCTCAAAAACCGCGGCGGGAATCCCGGAATCGTCAGGTCCCCCTCGCGCGCCGTTGAGACCGCGGGCGCACGCACGACACGGGCGGAGAGACCGGCCGACGGACGACGGCGGACAATAACGATATGGCACTGCACACGTTACCCCGTCTGTCAAAGGCCGGGGCAGTGGGTTCGCTCGCTCCGAAGCAAGACTGGTTGCATAAAACGCGGCGGGCGGCTGCGCCGACTGCCAGTCGTTCTCCTCCAACGCCCCCTTCCTCCCTCATCCCTCTGCGGCCGTGCCGTGGCATGGAGGGGCGGGCGTGGCGTCCGCCTCTcttttgctctctctctctctctctctttctctcacacaACCTTTTGCGCTTTAACACGTTTTTTACTTCCTTCATCGTTCACTCGAGTATGCGTGACACGCTGCTAGGCCACCGAGAGTACTCTTTGAACCCTTCGCGAGGCATTATCATCTTTTCGCGGGAATACAATCGGTACATTAGTCTTACCGACCGTTCTCTTTGCATCTTCTTATCATATGagcaacttttgttttttcacATTCATAGAAATgatatctctcttttttatataaaataaagattatataaatatgtcaaACTTAAACTATTtgaatgtatgtaaaaataactttcGCTCTATATATTCACTTCTCTACGAAATATTAGCTACCGATACAAGAGTACCGtaagaatttgataataaatgtatgataATGAACAAGACAGTAGCAGTATTACAAATatcttcatataaaattatattagcacTACGACCAATTCTAACTTGActgtacatatgtatgtcGTTTTTGATACATCGCAGttattgcattaaataattttaaattggtgaagaatagttaaaatattgtgtgttaCCATCTTCGTAAAGATGGAAGTCCGTCGAAAATATCTTCGAAATCTTCCCTTCGACCAAGTAATGATAATACCAACATTAAACGATTGTGACACCATCGATGATAAATAGCGTGCTTACCGAGAGCTGCAAATTTCGTTTCACTTTCGAGATATTTCAAATGCTTGTGATTATATCCTcgcaaaacaattatattttccctacaaacataatttgtgcattatgtttatatatttaaaaaatctcacgttttaaatttaaaactatacacaaacattaaaaattttaattaatctttcaaaaatcacatctgttataaatattaaattatgcaattataatttgtttaaaagaaattgttcaaactaaaaaatatagcatATACATTaagatgtaaataaaattacaaaatataaaaaattaattttgtagcAAGATCAGAAAATTCTCGAACTCTAGTAAAGTTTGCACGATggaaagtattatttttatatggtaattactcaaatataattaatagtaaatttttgatgatatttgtattatatataatataaaacgcgCATAATTTTAAGCTTTTTGTTTCAACGATTGGAAAATTAACTAATGATGGAAAAATGCTGTTGACTATATAATACACATGCAAAGAAAAATACCTATAACAATTTCTTTACACTTGCGCTAAATAAATGGCAACATACgctattttgttacattacattcctaataaacaatttcattacaattaaaaactattttattttttagattcgTCATATTAGatctttgatttttataatttttatgttttgtctttctttttgtattctGTAATTCttcaaatcttaaaaattaactaaataaaatgtcccattaaaaaaaaatctaagcTTGAAAGGGTTAGGaaaacaaatatcaaaaacttaatattttattacccTGTATTCTGCCACTGAGTAATATAAGGATTCTTTGCTCGATCTGCTACTAATTGATTATAAAGTGCAAGTATGCTACGTGCTATctataaacagaaaaaatgGATATTGAAACTCGACTAATTACttattatgtaacaaattatttttaaatatatttatattaaagagatatacatccaataattatttaaacttattatattaatatttattaaatactaatactgaaatattttaataactattttaagtCTTAGTTCATTCTCACCATACCCACCGCTACTCCTAATTCCATAGTAATATTGGTATTAagtattgaataaataacatagtCATCAAGTCCCGCTTCTTTTCTAGTTATTCTAAATGTTTGTttcttctattatatataatttcccATTTACGATTAAATCTTATctgatttttcaatatttttctaaaatcactcatttaatttaataaaaatgtagtgTATCAATGTTGTATCAATTGTTTTagttaattcaaattttacatgaCATCATACATATAACTaggataatataatgttatgcatattataaattttttaaagagaagttaatataaataacaaagatatttataaactataattttatacaaattaccTTCTTAATGCTTTTCTTTCTGAagtactaatattattaaatttgttataaaaacatcttttgtaattcttgtgccaatttttcattgtacaaattgaacatttctttttcatatctataattatatttataaaataagcaatTTGTTCGTTTGATTACATATTAATGcatttacaaattgttttaatgcatgtatttttcataatttcgaGATCTAACCTAATCTCAGTAACAAATTGCAGCTCATTGCATTATTCTCTCATATTTTTAGCTAACATCTatgctaatatatttttaataaatgcgtaatacaattttgttaatatgagaaaaagtattttttaactacatTGATAAATCTTCATTACaagcataatttttaatttactttaaaaagatGGAAGACAGGAgagaagacaaaattttttaaatcagttGCAATCAATTTTATCGCCTATTTCCAAGTTACAGGGCACATGTTCAATCATACCATAATTTAGGAGAAAGATTTACATCTCTTTTTCAGTCATGTTTATTACActgacattttattattaaaaaaaaatagaaaatgaaaattacagTTGCCTTCAGATGGTATTGCCAATTTACCTTTCCTAGCTAACTTAATTTTGACGTATTCGAGAAAACATTGcacattgaaatattttttatagagagAATACTTTTTTCAAAGTATAGAAaacattctttcaattttttcaaaaaattatttgcgatCTGTGCACAACTCTCAagcaagtaattaaaaatttaaatcactcatttaaaattagttaatacttaattttttctaattattatccAATTCTGCACCcggaaattatttaaaggatttattataaatatcaattatgtatatacattcgcatatataaacataaaaacacTCCAAAATGAAGTCTCTAAATCACAAATCATGAAGAAGCTAAATCACGTTTATGATTATATTCAGGCTTTTGGAGAAGTGATATATAGATctcaagttaaaataaaaatagtttcagACTTACTGATAAGCAACAGCGGAGTTGGCGTATATATTAATCtgtaacatataaatatgtacaaattaaaaataatgtgaacaattaacatttataaaataattattatttgcattaaaccttttctttatctattaaacagatatttaaattaaaaattaatttgtttttacagAAATCCCCTGTTGGATATAAACtctcataaaatttaacagacacatacaaacataattttttaaatcaataagaaaatatttacccATGATTGTTCTGCTGGCACTTGATGCTCCCGaacctcctccttctcctctttctctcaaaTTTCTTATCGTTGCTCCATCAAAGCATTCCTTAGATAAATAAGATTTGTCGCATTAATTAACTTGTACACGAATAACTGGATTGCGAGATTACGTGCACGGAGTAAAAGTAGAGGAGTACGATCTTCCATGTAAGTAGCAAAAGTGGTCCCGTTTTTAGATCCCTAATTGGGAGGGAATCCGCTGAAAGAAAGATTCATATCTATGGTCGCCATTTgtaaagagagagggggaaagagagagagaaagagagaggtaaCATCATCTTTCTGAACATGCAACTTACAGATGCGATTTattttccctctctctttctctctttctctttacaaAGAGAGACCATGGATAAGAATCCATTTCTTTCAGCAGATTCCCTTCTAATTAGAGATCTAAAAACGGGACCACTTTTGTTTCGCcctcttcttcttttactCCGTGATCACGTGATGACGAGTACCTTGTACATTCCTGACGACGATTATGTccgacatttttattttgaaaacggAAGAATGTGTAATTCCGCGAAACTATTGGTTCGACACCGTTTCTTCACGATGCTCGCACAAGATTCACTCGCGAAAACGTTATCGATGAGGAAATTATCCGAGAATCCCGACATTGCGCGGATAATGCACGAACACAATCGCGTAAAACGCGAAATACGCGGGAAAATTTAGCTTGTCGCCAGGCGAGGCACAAGCACACGAATACACGATATCGCGCTTTACGAATGCATACGACCCATTTCCACGAACGACACTGTGACTCGCGTATCGAGATGTTCATTTGCTACTACATTCGGCACTCCAACGTCACATCCACGGCAGAACTCGAGCTCGAAATTTATACTGCGATGCCTGCGATCCAAAAGCCCGAGCACACTCACGTACACACATCACGCTCCGTCTGTCCGTTCCGTTGGTCCGTTGCGCGCTCTGCCGTAGGCTACGTGACCTACGTTCGGTCGAATAGATCACAGCCGAGCACTGTCTACTTATCCACTCTATCGAATGTAGGTCACGTAGGTCACGCGGTGGCTCACCGAATATTCAGAGCACGATGTGTATAATGTACTTACGTGTGTCGAACTAATCGTAGCACAGCTCGAAATACTAAAGTTTCAGTATTGGCATAACAGATCATCCGACCGGCGCTAGAACGCGAGGTAACATGGCGTACGTGACCGCTGGCAGAcagactcggcggtactcggcgctagtcggcgccactcggcGTTGTTAGGCGGTTGACTCGCCGCGCctgcgccgctgccgccatgttgctccgttGCTCCGCGTTCcagtcacgtacgccactCTAGTGGTGCTAGCGCCGCCGGTCAGACATATCAGACGctctgtcgactccgtgcgtgtctcgcgtattCAGAATTGAATTGTGCGGTGTTATGCAGGTACGATGTCGTGTTGAGAGTGCCGTCGTGCCGTCCATGTCAGATCGTACGTAGCAGAGGTCGTATTTACGTGTAAAGCGCGGCATCGTGCTTTCGGTTTCGAGTAAAGTGTTCGCGTGCGCATTCGACCAAAGTGTTTGCTCGAAAAGgatacgttcggtagaatGTCGCGAGTGccataagaaatataaaattctcgaaataaatttatctccgtttgttgtatctcggcgcgtaattttcatttatgtttctttattaccaataaattagtaaatgaatatataaatgaattgTTATGATTTATCtccatttttataagtataaattggTATTAAAGGatgtaataattgaaaaactaTCTCCAATTCGCAAGGATATATTAAGATTAACTAGAGAACTCGCGTATTTAGACGAGATTTTGAAAAAGGTGCTAAAAAAAGCTCCTAGCAAACTGTTggacaaaaattgaaaagttttacataacaataatatgcagaatgtgaaaaacataatattgcagaaattatgtagaacaatcattattaataaattattcgtaaaaaaatatattaattttttatctacaattatacatatattgatataCTTAACTCGGTTTCTTATCTCATGTCAATGACTAATTTGCCTCTTAAATGACCTTGCTTTAAGCTGTCACATGCCTGTGGCAAATCTTGGAAAGCATACATCTGCTGAACAACAGGCATGATCTGCAAATGACAGAATACaagatataaaatctttaatagaATAAACGCGCGTCAGAAATTCTCAGAACACACTTCTCCGTTTTCCACGAGCTTCTGGAGAACATTAATCCCTGTCTGAGAAGGCATAAAAAAATTCCCATTTAACACAGCTTTTGTTTTCCACatttggaatattaaattttagaagatCCCCAAGGTTTCTCGCCATACCCATAATCAACCCATTATGatcgacatttttttaaaagaggcGAGTTTAATGCTATATAAGTATCGTGCGGATATCCCTTCATTCTGACATGCTCTGGTCCTTGATTTGCACAATCTAAGATCATGTCATACCTGCATGAAAATAAGACagttgtatatatattgcatttatttcaatacaatgtattttaatttacaaagttACTTACGGTCCttctgaaataatttctgcGTCGGCACTATCTTGCTTGTAAACAATGACAACATCAGCACCTAAATTCTGCAGCATCTCGACAGCGTCACTACTGCAAGTGCTAATTaccttaaatttaatactaattatttGTATGCTTTATGTGTCACAGatcttaatgtaatatatgcaataaaatatttacatacatgtTCCAAGCTTTCAACAATTGTATAGCCAAGGTACTAACACCTCCCAAGCCTGCCATAACTAAAACACGTTTATCAGTTTTGTAACTATTGCTGTTTCATAACATAGTCCACCTGTTATCCATAGTGCGGACCATGTGGTCCAGTATACAGAATACTTGCAGCCTTGATGTAAGACAATTTGCAGGGACGTGGATTAACCTTGTGAGAAAAACAAGTATTGCTTAATATGATTGTAAG
Coding sequences within it:
- the LOC118648505 gene encoding uncharacterized protein LOC118648505, whose translation is MELGVAVGMIARSILALYNQLVADRAKNPYITQWQNTGENIIVLRGYNHKHLKYLESETKFAALGKHAIYHRWCHNRLMLVLSLLGRREDFEDIFDGLPSLRRW